The stretch of DNA GCGGTGGCCCTGATCATTGGGCGCGCCACTCGTCACCTCGCGCGCGCACGCTCGACATGCTCGACATGCTCAGGGACGGGACAAACATCTCGCATCTCCTGCGACGGTGGCAGGGGCGACCACCTCACGGCACGACACGTAGCAGCACAGCACGTATGGTGCGTACGAGTATTGTTTTTATTTCTGCACTGCCCAGTCCCACCAGCACCTGGGGAGCTTTATACTGCTCGAAAAAACTAATGCTGCTGCTCCTGCCTTGGCGCCTTGGCGGTCGATCAAGCGGCTTGACCGTTCCACCGAGTTTGAAGATCGAAACAAAGGAGATCGATCGATCGCCCTCACGTACCCTACAGATGTACGTGGAAACGGAGACATAGGCCACGCATCAAGCCCCACCGCACCTGAAAATTGAAAAAAGAAACAGACACAGAGAGCCAGAGACGCACAAGCATGAGTAGAATTCAAACAAGCAATATGGATGGATACATGCAACCCAAGACCGATGAAGCAGACCGACCGGCGTCCAGCTTACCGGGTGACGGGTCTCCTGTCGTCAAGCTCCTCCTCGCACCTTGACCGGCCTCCAAGCGCAGCCGTCGCATACATCTATCCCTTCGTGTTAATTAGCGGGAACGCCGGCATCGTCGGCATCGATgtggtcgaggaggaggaggatgcggcggcggcggcgatacCGCCGCCGCAGACGCCGCTCGAGCCCATGGAGTACCTGTCGAGGTCCTGGAGCGTGTCCGCGTCGGAGATATCCAAGATCCTCGTCGGAGGCAAGAAGAGCTGCCTCAACAGGCTGCCGCTGCAGGAGATGGGCATACCGGAGGCCTCCGCCGTGCTCGCCGCCACGGCCATCGTCCCGAGCTATCGACACCACGTCAGCGAGCAGTCCACTGCCCACTCACTCCCATCCTTTCTTTGCTCTCTCCTTTCTGAATGTTTCCGTCTGTTGTCTGCCCATTTTCGAGCAGACGGAAGCAAGGCGGAGTTCCATCAGCGGCATCGGCCACCACCAGTCCATCGGCAAATGGTTCCAGCACAAGGACGCGAGCCGGTCCAGGCAGAGCAGCAACGAGAAGCTGCGCGCCGACAGGGCCCACGTGCACGCCATGGTGTCCGTGGTCCGCGTCGCGGCCGCGGTGGCCGCCGTTGCGGCGGCGTCCACCAGCTCCGACACCCAGGCCTCCAAGATGGCCGCCGCCATGGCGCCGGCCACGGAGCTGCTGGCCTCGCACTGCGTGGaggcggcaaggcttgccggggcGACACACGAGCAGGTGGCCTCCGCCGTCCAGTCCGCGGTCGGCGTAAGGAGCGCCGGCGATCTGACGACGCTCACAGCCGCAGCGGCAACCGGTAAGGGTTCGACGCGGCGAACGGCCGTGCCGCCATTGCCATCACAATGTGCACTCCCGTTTCCGTATGTTATCTCGTGCAAGAATCAAAGCTGAGTTCGTGTGGAATTCGTGTCAGCGCTGCGAGGAGCTGCGACGATGAAGCAGAGGGTCCAGCGGGAGGCGGCGAGGAGCAACGCGAGCGTTCTTCCTTACGAGAAGGGCCATTCGTGGAGCCCTGATGTCTGGTGCAAGGAGGGTGAGCTGCTGAAACGCACAAGAAAAGGTACAGACATTCAGACAACACAGCCGAGTAATATTCAGAACATTCAGTCATGTGCCAACATTTTACATATACATAATTCGGAAGAGATGAATTAAAATCTTATAATCTACTAGTAACGTGTAAAATTAACACCAAACAATACAATTAAGGTGCACAATCTGAATTTATTTTTCCTGGTGCAGGGGATTTACACAGGACAAAAGTATCTGTCTACATCAACAGGAGGTCTCAGGTAGAAAAAAACTCTGACTGGACAATATCAAATTATTGTCCATTTGTCCtaccaaaaataaaataaaatgtgtGTTCAATTACTGACGGCATAGCCAAATGATAATAGGCATGCTGAAGCTGAAAAGCAAGCACATTGGAGGTGCACTGTCCAAGAACAACAAGAGTAAGTTCAGCAGCACCCGAAACAAACATCATATGCTACCATTTCTGCCTCTGTCAGCGTAGTTTGTGAGATTTTAACACTGAGCGTTCCGCCTGTAATTATCGTCTGCAGGCGTGGTTTACGGCGTATACAGTGAGCTTCCGACGTGGGTGATCGAGCCGGGAAAGGCCTTCATGGATGAGAAATGCTGCTTCGGCCTGAGCACGGCGCAAGGGATCGTGGAATTCGAGTGTCAGGACGGCACGAGTAAGCAGAACTGGGTCGATGATGTGCAGAACCTGCTTCGACAGGTTGCTCCAGATGATCGTGTGGGAAATAAGCTGGAGTCGGTAGTGAAAATGGGTTGATGTGTGAGCCGTTTTCTCGGTGTTAAGGTGATAGTATGTTGTGATATAAGGGGGTTGTTACATATGACATAATGATGTTGATGATACTCTTGTGAGGCAGTTTAGTTTAGCTCTGTATTTGTAATGCATACAAAAGGATGTGATAGAGAGTTAGTAGATTTTACTATGTGTGTTCCTCTATTAAGCTCGCCGTGTTAGTGACAAAATGGCAGATTTCATGCCTTTGGTGCAAAGAAATGAGAGAAGACTCACTGGTTGCTCCACACTTGTATCCTGTGGGGGCAAACTTGCAGCTACTTTAGTTAGTTTTCTCTTCCATGCCAGCATTCTACATGTGCTCCAGCAGATGCCATTGATCAGATTAATAAATTCATCACCGGTTGTTTATGAAGAAAGCATGCCAGGGGGGATAAAGGACCATCTCTCATTGCATGAACCAAAGTTTGCAAAGCAAAATCACAAGGTGGACTAGGAGTCTTTTGTGGCAAAATTGGACCTATGAAGGCCCAATTTTTTGGCTTCTCTGAGTTGCTTGCTCAAGTGCAGCCTACGAGAGAATCTAGACACTTGGAGCTACATCTGACAATCAGGAAATTTCTGGCCCATGAAATTACACGCAAGTCATGGTGACCCAACATACTGTAGGTCCTTTCAACTGGCTATGACAAAGCTGTTGTAAACTGAAACATAAAGTTTTCTTGCTTGTACTGCAACTAACAAGAGAATTACAAAGGGAAAACATGCACCTCCCAAGGAAAGTTACATGACGGTGTGCTATACCGGTAGGGGTGGTCCGTCGGGAGGCAAGCCGGCCGCTGGGCTAGCGGGCCATGAGGATTCTACGGGCCTCAGACCAATGTAGGAAGCCTCCCAAGCAAAGTCTGCCGTCTAGGCGCGCAAGCAAATGACTCTTTTACCGAAGAGAACCCTACGTCGGTTTAGTATTCTTGTAATCATAGGCCTCGTCCTAGGCCAGGGGATAGCTGGGGGCATCGACATCATTGTCATCGTCTCAGCGGAAGCAGTAAGAATTTGCGTAACattttttgtcctaccctcccgtggaaacgggtcctaatggaaactaagagTAATTAAGACGCtcattttaatagagaaccggaacaaagcattaacacactgtgaatacatgaactcctgaaGTTAAAATCATCCCCATCGATATCCCAAGTCATGGTCACCTTGGGGTTCTAAGGTTCAGAATAATAACAGGTGCATACAACTTGCAGGTAAAATCAGGAACGTAAATATATGCATAAGAGCAacatgttcagatctgaaatcacgACACTCGGatcctagtgacaagcattaagcatagcaaagtcatagcaatatcaatctcagaacatagtagATACTAAGGATCAAGCCTTAGCAAATTGACATGATTACATATGAAATATCATCCATCTCAATCTACCTCCAGTATGCCTACAAGGGAATTACTCACATATGATTGCGAGCATCATGGAATTgttgatggagaagggttggcgATGACGACGACGATAACTCCCTCTCTCTGGAGCTACGAAAAAACTCTAGATTAGGGCTCCCGACGAAGAACGGGAGGTGACGACGACTCCATATTATAAAACACGATGAAACTTTCTATCTCATTTTTTTCCTTGAAGGAAGTGAATATATAGCGCTGGAATTAAGTCAGAGAATGTCCAAGGGGCCCACATGGCCAGGTGGCGTGACCTGGGGGGTGGCCGCGCCACCAACCCATGTGGCCACCCCCTGGCGTTTCTCTGGTGGATTTTGGTTCCAAGATTTTTCATTTATTCTAAAATAATTCTTCGTAAATTTTCATTAAATTCCTAGAATTTTTATTTTGCACAAATAAATCACCAAGgtagttctgttgaaaacaacgtcAACTCGGGTTACTTTCACTCAAATCATGGAAATTATGGGggaaaacaagagcaaaagtgttccaaaaagtagatatgatggagacgtatcacacgtATCACCACCACGTGTGCGTGCTAGACGCTCCCTCTAGATTTCGGTTTTTAATTTTCTGTATGCGTTTTTGGGATTTCAATGGTTTTTTTGGGGCGTTTTCGATTTTCTCTTGGTTTTCCTTGGttttggagatttttttttgTGAATCACAAATgtgcttcttgaaaaagaaaaaaaatatgtgCTTCCACTAGAAGCACATATTTGCTCTCTGCTTCTCGTAAAGAAAAGACAATATGCGCTTCCATGAGAAGCACATATTTGCTTCTCGCGGAAGCACAAATTTGCTTTTGCGAGAAGCACAATTTAAGAAAAAAAAAAGTGATTTCACGAGTAGCACAAATTTGCTTCTTGTGGAAGCATAGACTTGCTTCCGTAAAAAGTGTACTTCTAAGGAAAAAGTATGTGCTTTCACAAGAAGCACATGTTTGCTTCTTGTGGAAGCAAATGCTTGCTTCCGTGAGAAGTGTGCCAAGTGAAAAATGTATGCTTCCAAGAGAAGCACAATTGTGTTTTTTGGAAAGGGAAAAAAGTGAAACCCGCTACCGTGCTTTCGGGCTTAGGATTTTATTCGGCCTTCTTCTTTTATATTcatttattttagtttttttctttGATATTTAGCCTTTTCATGGAAAAGTTCATCGAAACCTACTAACATGTGTTCTAGTTTCGAATTCTTGACCCGATAAATCCAACGGTGAAAACGGTTCGGGATTTGGACCATGGTTCAAGAGATCAAATGTTTTAAATAAacaaaattacaaaaaaaatccTCTCAGGTTACGATTGATGGTGCACATGCAGTGCGTCACTTGTCAGCCTAGAAGGTGGGGGTGACCTTTGCAAGGGGTAACTCTTAACTAGTGATTTCGTTTTCTTTAGGGCTCGTTGTTTGTTTGTTTTGAGAAAGTAAGCTGTTGTTGGTAGTGAAGGGCCGCTTCCAACAAAAGGAAAGGAAGGCCCAAACTGCGGAGATCATCAGACCTTTTTTTTGAGACATTCTCGCCAGGCTTTATTCAAACTGTCCCAACATTTACAGGAATAAAATTTAAGTTTCCGGGTTGGCCTAATCAAACATGGCGACCAAACCCTAAAGAAAGTGCATGCCTAGCGAGATTGTGAGCCTCGAAATTCGAGCTCCTATACTCGTGAACAATGTTACAAGCAGTAAAAGAACAAGAGCGATCTATGATTTCATGTATGATTGCAGCATGTCCGGCCAACGATCCCTGCTTGATATCATCCACCACCTTTTTGCAATCAGAAGCCACTTGTATTACATACAGATCCTCCGCAAGTGAAAGTGACTCACGTATTGCTAAAACTTCAAGTGTAACAGGGTTATGTATATGTTTGAAAGTGATTGCCGATGCACCCAAAAATACTCCATTGATGTCTCTGCAGACCACAGCAACGGCTCCCATATTATCATTTAGTACTGCAGCGTCAACATTCATCTTCACATGATCTTGTGGTGGTGGTAACCACTGTGATGGTCTGCTCAAAGTGCTCTTGATTGTCTGGTTCAGTATCTCTAGAATTTGAATGTCCTTCAAGAAAGAATTGATGAAGTGATTGATTTGCAACGGACTGTCATATATTGTCACCACCATATCGCCCAAAGTGTCACCACCATGCGCGTGAACTCCTCATGAGGCAGAAGTTCATGCATCGTGAACACCCAATTTTTTGCATTCAGACTCAAATTATCACACATTGTTTCAACTAGCTCATCAGATGATAAAGACCACGCGCACCTCGAAACGACACAATCAATTAGGGCATGCTTCCAGCTGTCCTCTGCCGAACAGAAGGCACAGACACAGCTCGTTGCCATATGCCTATGCTGTAAAACATCCGCGGTCGGTATCGAGTCGTTACACAATCTCCATATAAAGTTCTTTAATTTTGACGAAACCTTGATATTCCACACGGACTTCCAAGCTTTCTGCTCTCGTACCATAGCTGACGATCCTCCCGTCCTGTCCAAGAGATTTTCCCGCTGCCTCTTTAAGTTGGACAACAATTTATACGCTAAACTTATTGAAAACTTGCCACGACAGTCTTCTCTCCAAGCCCAGAAATCTTCTATCTTTTTTGTACACAGTGGGATTTTTAGTATCTCCTCAACATCAACAGGTACAAATATTCTCCGTAGCTCTTCCTCTCGCCATGACGAAGATGaggcatcaatgagttctgagaCCAAAATAGGTGACTGGGTTACCAGTGAGCAGATCGGCCTCATAAGACCCGTCCTTGGCAACCAGTTTTGATTCCATATACTTGTTTTCTCT from Triticum urartu cultivar G1812 chromosome 3, Tu2.1, whole genome shotgun sequence encodes:
- the LOC125548173 gene encoding VAN3-binding protein-like, encoding MDTCNPRPMKQTDRRPAYRVTGLLSSSSSSHLDRPPSAAVAYIYPFVLISGNAGIVGIDVVEEEEDAAAAAIPPPQTPLEPMEYLSRSWSVSASEISKILVGGKKSCLNRLPLQEMGIPEASAVLAATAIVPSYRHHTEARRSSISGIGHHQSIGKWFQHKDASRSRQSSNEKLRADRAHVHAMVSVVRVAAAVAAVAAASTSSDTQASKMAAAMAPATELLASHCVEAARLAGATHEQVASAVQSAVGVRSAGDLTTLTAAAATALRGAATMKQRVQREAARSNASVLPYEKGHSWSPDVWCKEGELLKRTRKGDLHRTKVSVYINRRSQVVLKLKSKHIGGALSKNNKSVVYGVYSELPTWVIEPGKAFMDEKCCFGLSTAQGIVEFECQDGTSKQNWVDDVQNLLRQVAPDDRVGNKLESVVKMG